A single genomic interval of Sphaerodactylus townsendi isolate TG3544 linkage group LG08, MPM_Stown_v2.3, whole genome shotgun sequence harbors:
- the SIRT1 gene encoding NAD-dependent protein deacetylase sirtuin-1, whose product MADEETPLLQPRSGGRGGATDVAAGAPDSPEPPLKRQRRGSSDAAEPGGAEKDSPAAETGSAPPQSQALPGRGPDDDDPTAPEAAAAEEPVRGPRAEAAGPGRENSRHQAPQQPRPSQGEGAEASPGGEAAETAIGCGPAQGSNGAAEVVAAPQADNIFLSDEIIANGFHSCESDEDDRASHASSSDWTPRPRIGPYTFVQQHLMIGTDPRAILKDLLPETIPPPELDDMTLWQIVINILSEPPKRKKRKDINTIEDAVKLLQECKKIVVLTGAGVSVSCGIPDFRSRDGIYARLAVDFPDLPDPQAMFDIEYFRKDPRPFFKFAKEIYPGQFQPSLCHKFIALMDKERKLLRNYTQNIDTLEQVAGIQRIIQCHGSFATASCLICKYKVDCEVVREDIFNQVVPRCPRCPPDEPLAIMKPEIVFFGENLPEQFHRAMKYDKDEVDLLIVIGSSLKVRPVALIPSSIPHEVPQILINREPLPHLHFDVELLGDCDVIINELCHRMGGEYTKLCSSLVKLSEITEKPPRVHKELEIHSAELPPTPLNISEYSSSPERTAPQDSQLEHSEHSFEYKAGNPEAALVSKEDCVEATTHEVQNSLETTESLTDQLENPEHVKENRSNQGENKERVLTVETLRKSWINRCAKERISKRLDGTQYLFLPPNRYIFHGAEVYSDSEDDVISSSSCGSSSDSGSCHSPSLDIEDESEIEEFYNGAEDDDVPDREEETGFGGDGTDLQESVEESASVNKAVRLEHPTDKL is encoded by the exons ATGGCGGACGAGGAGACGCCACTCCTCCAGCCCCGGAGCGGGGGCCGCGGCGGCGCTACCGACGTCGCGGCCGGCGCCCCGGACAGCCCCGAGCCGCCTCTCAAGCGCCAGCGACGGGGCTCGTCTGACGCTGCCGAGCCGGGCGGCGCGGAGAAGGACAGCCCGGCAGCGGAGACGGGCAGCGCCCCTCCGCAGAGCCAGGCCCTGCCGGGGCGAGGACCCGACGATGACGACCCCACCGCTccagaagcggcggcggcggaggagccGGTCAGGGGACCTCGAGCTGAGGCAGCGGGGCCCGGCCGAGAGAATTCACGGCACCAAGCGCCGCAGCAGCCGCGGCCGAGCCAAGGGGAGGGAGCGGAGGCGTCGCCCGGCGGAGAGGCAGCGGAGACGGCCATTGGCTGCGGGCCGGCGCAGGGTTCAAACGGGGCTGCCGAGGTGGTGGCGGCGCCGCAAGCCG ACAACATATTTCTTAGTGATGAAATTATAGCAAATGGTTTCCATTCCTGTGAGAGTGATGAAGATGACAGAGCCTCTCATGCAAGCTCTAGCGACTGGACTCCAAGGCCACGTATAG GGCCCTACACTTTTGTCCAACAACATCTCATGATAGGCACAGATCCACGTGCAATTCTGAAAGACTTGTTGCCAGAAACAATTCCTCCCCCTGAACTGGATGATATGACATTGTGGCAAATAGTTATTAACATTCTGTCTGAACCACCTAAAAGAAAAAAACGGAAGGATATTAATACTATAGAGGATGCTGTGAAACTCCTGCAAGAATGCAAAAagattgttgttttaactggagccGGG GTATCTGTTTCTTGTGGAATTCCTGACTTCCGATCTAGAGATGGTATCTATGCCCGCCTTGCAGTTGATTTcccagatcttccagatcctCAAGCCATGTTTGACATTGAATATTTCCGAAAAGATCCAAGGCCGTTTTTTAAGTTtgcaaag GAAATATATCCTGGACAGTTTCAACCATCTCTCTGTCATAAATTTATAGCGCTGATggacaaagaaagaaaactgctTCGCAATTATACTCAGAATATAGATACACTGGAACAAGTTGCAGGAATACAAAGGATAATCCAATGTCACG GTTCCTTTGCAACAGCTTCTTGCCTGATCTGTAAATATAAGGTTGATTGTGAAGTTGTTCGTGAAGACATTTTTAATCAG GTTGTTCCTAGGTGCCCCAGGTGCCCACCTGATGAACCCCTTGCCATCATGAAGCCAGAAATAGTGTTCTTTGGTGAAAATCTACCTGAACAGTTCCATAGAGCCATGAAATATGACAAAGATGAGGTTGATCTTCTTATTGTAATCGGGTCTTCACTTAAAGTGAGACCTGTAGCATTGATTCCAA GTTCCATCCCCCATGAAGTGCCTCAGATTTTAATTAATAGGGAACCATTGCCTCATCTACACTTCGATGTGGAGCTTCTTGGTGACTGTGACGTGATTATCAATGAATTATGTCATAGGATGGGTGGCGAATATACAAAACTTTGTAGCAGCTTGGTCAAACTTTCAGAAATAACCGAGAAACCTCCGCGAGTGCACAAGGAACTTGAAATACATTCAGCTGAGTTACCACCAACTCCACTtaacatttctgaatattccagTTCACCTGAAAGAACGGCACCACAGGATTCTCAGCTGGAACACTCAGAGCACTCTTTTGAATATAAAGCAGGAAATCCTGAAGCTGCCTTGGTGTCTAAAGAGGACTGTGTAGAAGCGACAACACATGAAGTTCAAAATTCTTTAGAAACCACAGAAAGTCTGACTGACCAGTTAGAAAACCCAGAACATGTAAAAGAAAATAGATCTAACCAaggtgaaaacaaagaaagagtTTTAACTGTTGAAACACTAAGGAAAAGTTGGATTAACCGATGTGCAAAAGAACGGATTAGTAAGCGACTTGATG GTACTCAATacttgtttttacccccaaatcgCTATATTTTCCATGGTGCTGAGGTATACTCAGACTCTGAAGATGATGTCATATCCTCCAGCTCTTGTGGAAGCAGCAGCGATAGCGGGTCCTGTCATAGTCCAAGCTTAGACATAGAAGATGAAAGTGAAATTGAAGAATTCTATAATGGCGCAGAAGATGATGATGTCCCTGATAGAGAAGAGGAGACTGGCTTTGGGGGCGACGGAACTGACCTTCAAGAATCCGTTGAGGAGTCGGCTTCTGTAAACAAGGCTGTCAGACTTGAGCATCCAACAGACAAGCTGTAA